GTGGTGCCTCTGTCGACTCTGCTAGCAGATCTGGTATAGTGGACAACAGCATAACTTCGGGTATCATGGGAAAGAAGATAGCCAGAAAAAGGAATTATGAGGGTAAAATgttcggacgaaaggaagatCGTTGTGCTTGAGGGATCACAGAAGCAGCATTGTAAAAAGAGGGAGCAtaatcaagaactgcatcttcagcgtagtaaaatttgaattggaaccgcgCAACGCGACATCATGATCGTGGTTTTCGGTTTTAGACGGAGTCAGAAGTGCAGTTTGGGTGATGGGTGCGCAGCATGTTATATGTCGAAGAAGACTGTGTATGCGTGTCTACAATGGGACAAACATTTATTTCGTCATAGTATGTTCATAGTCGCTTCGTATTCAGTATTTGCTGTTAATAGCATAAGGTAATGTCAAAGTTCTCGGCAGCTCCTTTGCCTAACTAGGAGGACACGAGATCAATGGGCCACGGCTTCGATAAGCCATAATTCTTCGTATGTGGAAActgtgagggaatcatgtgacctgcctgtttaatgaatgtctcactttgtgaaCATTGTGTAAATAGTTTCAGCCAGAGTTCTTTTTAggggttctctttttctccttgtgaataatcgctttatccaagtcgcactcgaccttgctcTTGCCCTTGTACCGTCACAGAAACCATAAGTAAGCATTAGTCCCTTCTGAAAGAATTTGCGCCTTCCAATTGCGTATTGAGTTTAGACAGATTGAGCAATCAATCTCGGGAAATCTAACAACACCACAGTAATATCATCGGTAATACCTATCGAATCAACTTCCTTCCCCAAGCGTAGACGATGGCTCCATCATAGGAAATTTAGCCTGGCGTTAGCGATTTTAACTAGCACAACTGGAAGCCTCTTCCTTAGTGCCCGGTGATGTGGTTTTTGTCCGCATGGGCGACAAGAATCCGGCCGATATTTTGGTATTTTCTGCTTCGGATTGTAGCGTGGACAATTCGTCCTTGACTGGTGAATCCGAACCTCAAGAACGCACAAAGGAGAATAATATGCAGAATCCTCTGGAGGCTTCCAATATCATGTTTAACAGTACCTTGGTTGTCTCTGGCGAAGCCTACGGGATCGTTATTCGGACGGGCGACCGTACAGTGCTTGGTCAAATCGCCCATCTCACTGCTGGCGAAGAAAAGATGAGGTCTCCACTGGCTCATGAGATTGACAATTTTGTGAGATTGATTGCAACCATCGCCATTGTGACCGCTATCATTTTCTTCGGCATTGCCTTCCccgtcaacaacaacaatgcGTCTTTGGCtatcaactttgccattggcatcttTGTAGCCTGGGTCCCTGAAGGATTACCGGCCACTGTTACCATGCTCTTGACGATTGCAGCCAAGAGAATGGCCAATCAGAATGTCCTTGTCAAGGATTTGCAAGGCGTAGAAACGTTAGGAGCTATTACATTACTGGCAACCGACAAGACTGGCACCTTGACTCGCAACCAGATGACCGCTGCCAATATTTGGATCTGTGGCGAGCTCTACGAGACTTCAGCCAGCGCCGGTGTAGAGAAAAATATTGCTAGACTTGAAAGTCCTGGAGTGATGGACATTCTGCACATTTTCGCCCTCTGTTCTCGCGCAAAGTTTGATCGGACTGACGTGCCTATCAAAGATCGCGAAATTCTGGGTGATGCTACAGAATCTGGCCTCATTCGCTACGCTGCTGAACGACTCAACAACTTTGATAGGCTTGTTGAGGAACATCACAAGGTTTTTGAGTTGCCCTTCAACTCTGATACAAAGTGGCATATGACTATCCACAAGAAAGCCCATTCTAACGGTCCCTTGACTCTCTACATCAAGGGTGCTCCAGAACGTGTGTGGCGTCTTTGTAGTCGCATTCTTACCGGCCCCAATGGCGAATCCAATCAGCTGACAGACGACCACAAAAGGGCTTATGATGAGACCTATGAGCACATGGCCAGTCGCGGACATCGTGTTTTGGGCTTTGCTCAAATGTTGTTGCCTAGTAACCAATACCCCACGGACTTTGCTTTTGACAAGAAGACCAAAAATTATCCTCTAGGTGATTTTACCTTTGTTGGTCTTACTTCCCTACAAGACCCACCAAAGCATGGTGTGCGTGAAGCCATCGGGCGCTGTCGAGCCGCCGGCATCAAGGTCATTATGGTAACTGGTGACCATCCCTTAACCGCTGAAGCCATCGGTCGCAAGATCAATTTAATGCTCAGCGATACCAAGACCATGGTAGCTAAGAAAACTGGTCGACGATTGGAGGAAATTGATGAAAACGAATACAAGGCCATTGTGATACACGGTGAACAAATTGACAAATTGTCGGACACAGAGTGGGATAATATCTTTTGGAAAGATGAAATCATCTTTGCACGTACTTCCCCCAAGCACAAGCTGGAAATTGTCCGCCGCGCTCAGCACATGGGGCATATTGTAGGCGTCACAGGTGACGGCGTCAATGATTCTCCAGCTCTCAAGAAAGCTGATTTGGGTATTGCCATGAATGTATCTGGTTCTGATGTCTCCAAGGAGGCATCGTCCATGATCTTGTTGGACGACAACTTTGCAAGCATCATTCGTGGTGTAGAAGAGGGTCGACTTATCTTCGTCAACCTTAAAAAGTCGATCCAGTATACCATATCCCACTCAACGCCTGAGGTCATCCCCAACCTGCTCTATGTCATCGTACCCATTCCACTACCTTTGTCTGCAATCCTGATCTTGGTAATTGATCTTGGTTTTGAACTTATTGCGGCCCTTTCGTTTGCCTGGGATCCTCCAGAGACCGAGGAAGGtttgatgaagctgcctccACGGAAGCCAGTAACACCTGAAACCTGCAACATCTTCCGTCGTCGGGCGCTGCGACAGACAAGATCTCATtttgatgaggaggctggCGTCGTTATCTCCCCCGAGGGTCAAACCCGAATGCGAAAACATATCTACAATGTGAGTCAGCTTTTCACCAAAGAGTACTGGGTGGACAAATTTGAGAACACAGGCGCGGAAGTGTTGGTGGATGGGCCACTTCTCTCCTGGTCTTATCTTGAGATTGGTCTAGTTGAAGCTGTCGGTGCTTTAACGGCGTTTTTTGTTGTCATGTATCGCCGTGGTATCTCTCCGCGGGATGCCCATGTTATGCAAAAAGGAGCCGGCCCCCCAACAAACTACTGGACCGAAAATGCCGAACTCTACAACGGTATCGACGGACCAACTCAAGTTGACATCCTGGCCGAAGCGCAATCCATGTACTACTGGTCCATCATGACGATGCAAATGTGGAACTTATTCGCTTGCAAGACCCGTCTCACACTTCCCTTTGGGAAGTATATGTTTGCAAACCGGGCGACTTTCTATTGCATTCTTTCTGGAGCCTCTTTGGCTGCCTTCATCATTTACACTCCAGGCGTGGAGGTTGTGTTCAAAACCTCCCGTAGTCTCCTTCCTCTCTACTGGTTGATCCCCATGGCATTTGGTCTCTTCATTGTTTTTTATGCTGCGCTACCCAATCTTTTGGTAGCGCGCTATCTTTATACCAGTTAGCAAGGTAATATTGCCCCGCAATgataataaatagcaggatagccTCGCCTCaggaattaatagactaaTTACCAaaacccattctctatcACCTGGCTAAGCTAAGGTTAGCTTCCCATATctatctgagcttgtaacaaCCATAGTGGCTAAGATCATACCCATCATAAAGCCggtctcgtcaaagttgtggaaatcct
The genomic region above belongs to Pochonia chlamydosporia 170 chromosome 2, whole genome shotgun sequence and contains:
- a CDS encoding aminophospholipid-transporting P-type ATPase (similar to Laccaria bicolor S238N-H82 XP_001878168.1), which translates into the protein MGDKNPADILVFSASDCSVDNSSLTGESEPQERTKENNMQNPLEASNIMFNSTLVVSGEAYGIVIRTGDRTVLGQIAHLTAGEEKMRSPLAHEIDNFVRLIATIAIVTAIIFFGIAFPVNNNNASLAINFAIGIFVAWVPEGLPATVTMLLTIAAKRMANQNVLVKDLQGVETLGAITLLATDKTGTLTRNQMTAANIWICGELYETSASAGVEKNIARLESPGVMDILHIFALCSRAKFDRTDVPIKDREILGDATESGLIRYAAERLNNFDRLVEEHHKVFELPFNSDTKWHMTIHKKAHSNGPLTLYIKGAPERVWRLCSRILTGPNGESNQLTDDHKRAYDETYEHMASRGHRVLGFAQMLLPSNQYPTDFAFDKKTKNYPLGDFTFVGLTSLQDPPKHGVREAIGRCRAAGIKVIMVTGDHPLTAEAIGRKINLMLSDTKTMVAKKTGRRLEEIDENEYKAIVIHGEQIDKLSDTEWDNIFWKDEIIFARTSPKHKLEIVRRAQHMGHIVGVTGDGVNDSPALKKADLGIAMNVSGSDVSKEASSMILLDDNFASIIRGVEEGRLIFVNLKKSIQYTISHSTPEVIPNLLYVIVPIPLPLSAILILVIDLGFELIAALSFAWDPPETEEGLMKLPPRKPVTPETCNIFRRRALRQTRSHFDEEAGVVISPEGQTRMRKHIYNVSQLFTKEYWVDKFENTGAEVLVDGPLLSWSYLEIGLVEAVGALTAFFVVMYRRGISPRDAHVMQKGAGPPTNYWTENAELYNGIDGPTQVDILAEAQSMYYWSIMTMQMWNLFACKTRLTLPFGKYMFANRATFYCILSGASLAAFIIYTPGVEVVFKTSRSLLPLYWLIPMAFGLFIVFYAALPNLLVARYLYTS